One segment of Panulirus ornatus isolate Po-2019 chromosome 2, ASM3632096v1, whole genome shotgun sequence DNA contains the following:
- the LOC139752017 gene encoding 10 kDa heat shock protein, mitochondrial-like encodes MRIGGAAMCATPRRNSGQTTGAGALRRFVPLFDRVLIQKGEAITKTNTGILIPEKSIAKVLTGKVVAVGEGARTESGATIPPAVSVGDEVMLPEFGGTKVTLEEKEYFLYRDSDLLAKMKSE; translated from the exons ATGCGCATTGGTGGTGCCGCCATGTGCGCCACTCCAAGACGTAACTCTGGGCAGACGACGGGT GCTGGCGCTCTAAGAAGATTTGTACCTTTGTTCGACCGTGTGTTGATCCAGAAGGGAGAGGCAATAACCAAAACCAATACAGGAATCCTCATTCCAGAGAAATCAATTGCAAAAGTATTGACTGGCAAAGTAGTGGCAGTAGGGGAAGGTGCAAGAACTGAG TCTGGGGCAACTATTCCTCCAGCAGTCTCAGTGGGAGATGAAGTAATGCTGCCAGAATTTGGTGGAACTAAAGTTACacttgaagaaaaagaatattttctctATCGTGACTCTGATCTGTTGGCAAAAATGAAGAGTGAATAA